The stretch of DNA GCGGTGTGGTTCCGGCCGCTGACCTGAGTCGCGCGGCCGGTCACACGCACTCGACGGTCACGTCCCGCTCCAGTTCGACCCTGACGCTGCCCCCGTCGGCGATGAGGTCGAACGTGTACCGCTCCGAGGCCGTCGAGTTCCCACAGGAGACGATCACCGTCACCGGCGCACGTTCGGCACTCTCCAGGACGTCACCGCTTCCGAGCCGGTCCGGTCCGCCCCAGGATTCGATGGACGGCGGTTCGCCGGGCTCACTCTCGGTGAGATCGTAGAACATCTCGACGTTCGTCTCGAACCGGTTCGTGAGTGTCAACAGCGTCACCTCGCTCTCGTTGCCCGAGACCGTCACCGGCTCCGCGCGGTCGATGCCCAGGTAGGCGTCCGGGTCCTCGGCGACGGCGACCTCGACCGATCGGTCGACGCTGGCGGCGCTGAATCCGGCGGTCTGGAACGGCAGCGACGCGACGATCAGTAGTGTGGCGGCGAGGAGGGCGACCGCCCGGACGGTCACCGCTCTCCCACCTCCGGCGGGTCAGCGGTGCTGCCCAGTCGGAGCTGTGCGTGGTTGAGGTAGGTGTGGACGCCGGCGGAGACGAGAAAGGCCACGACCAGGAAGAGCGCACAGGCGATGTCGGGCACGCCCGCGGCCGGCCCCAGATCGAAGCTCACGCAGGCAAGCGCGAGCAGTCCCAGCCCAGAGAGCCCGAGGTAGTAGAGGCTCCAGGGCACGTCGCCACCGGGCACCACGTCGAGGTAGACCTCCAGGTCGGAGACGGCGTCGGCCAGGGCGACGGTCTCGCGCTGGCGGTCGTACTCGACGAACCCCTGCGCGTCCATCTTGGGCAGGTGGTGCTGGTGGAGCGCGGTCTTGACGCGCTTGGCCTCGGCGGAGCTGAGCT from Haloarcula litorea encodes:
- a CDS encoding DUF7344 domain-containing protein encodes the protein MSQTAAEVSGDGANSSSEPPSETTVFEILSNDRRRFVFHYLKQRDRRVYLRELAEHVAAWENEKPVDQLSSAEAKRVKTALHQHHLPKMDAQGFVEYDRQRETVALADAVSDLEVYLDVVPGGDVPWSLYYLGLSGLGLLALACVSFDLGPAAGVPDIACALFLVVAFLVSAGVHTYLNHAQLRLGSTADPPEVGER